From Aptenodytes patagonicus chromosome 1, bAptPat1.pri.cur, whole genome shotgun sequence, one genomic window encodes:
- the ESD gene encoding S-formylglutathione hydrolase — protein MALKQVSSNKCFEGFQKVFEHDSAELKCKMKFGIYLPPKAETGKCPVLYWLSGLTCTEQNFITKAGFHQAAAELGLIVVAPDTSPRGCNIEGEDESWDFGTGAGFYVDATEDPWKTNYRMYSYIKDELPKLINANFPTDPERMSVFGHSMGGHGALILALKNPGKYKSVSAFAPICNPIQCQWGKKALGGYLGSDVSKWEAYDATQLVKSYPDSHLDILIDQGKDDQFLSAGQLLPDNFIAACTERKIPVVFRLQQGYDHSYFFIATFINDHIRHHAKYLNA, from the exons ATGGCACTGAAACAGGTTTCCAGCAACAAATGCTTTGAGGGTTTCCAGAAAGTGTTTGAACATGACAG TGCAGAgctaaaatgcaaaatgaaatttggAATCTACTTGCCTCCGAAAGCAGAAACTGGAAAGTGTCCTGTGCTGTATTGGCTCTCGG gGTTAACTTGCACAGAACAGAATTTTATAACGAAAGCTGGTTTTCATCAAGCTGCAGCCGAGCTTGGCCTTATTGTAGTCGCGCCAGACACAAGCCCAC GTGGCTGCAATAttgaaggagaagatgaaagcTGGGATTTTGGCACCGGTGCTGGTTTTTATGTGGATGCCACTGAAGATCCTTGGAAAACAAACTACAGGATGTATTCCTACATCAAGGATGAG CTGCCTAAACTAATAAATGCCAATTTTCCAACTGACCCTGAACGGATGTCTGTTTTTGGGCATTCCATGGGAGGTCATGGAGCTCTTATTCTTGCTCTGAAGAATCCTGGAAAGTACAAA tCTGTATCAGCATTTGCTCCTATCTGCAACCCAATTCAGTGTCAGTGGGGGAAGAAGGCCCTTGGTGGCTATCTGGGATCAGATGTAAGCAAATGGGAG GCGTATGATGCTACACAACTTGTGAAGTCCTATCCAGACTCTCACCTGGACATCTTGATTGATCAAGGCAAAGATGACCAGTTCCTATCAGCGGGCCAGTTATTGCCTGATAACTTCATTGCTGCCTGCACAGAGCGGAAAATCCCAGTAGTCTTTAGACTGCAGCAG GGTTACGATCACAGCTATTTTTTCATTGCTACATTTATTAACGACCACATCAGGCACCATGCAAAATACCTCAATGCTTGA